In Synechococcales cyanobacterium CNB, the genomic stretch AGCGTCCCTCGCCGATGCCGGTAGTTCGGATTTCCTCGAACAGCTCGCGGCATCGGGCGAAAGCCGGGCGAGCATCCTCGGGGTTGTCGGAGAAGGCGGCCATGGTCATCAGGCCGCGGACACGCACGTTGACCATCGTCTCGATCTGCTCGGCCAGCGGGAGAGCGGCTGCGATCGGGCAGCCGAACTTCTGGGATTCGCCGGAGCAGTTGACCTGCACGAGCACCTCAACCGGCGTGTCTCTTTTCAGGGCCGCGGCCTGGATTTCCTCTGCCAACCGGAGCGAGTCAACCGAGTGAATAAGCCGGACCGAGCCGATGATCCGGCGGACCTTGTTGCGTTGCAGGTGGCCGATCATGTGCCAGCGGACCGGTCCGGGGGTGTCGCCGGCCGTGGCTCGACCCGTGAGCACGGCCTCGGCGTCGCGCGCGGCCCGACCCTGGCGGACCTGGGGGAGCGCGCGCAGCCGCGCCGCGAACTCCTCGACCATGGCCTGCCGCTGGAGCAGAGGCTGGACGCGGTTCTCGCCGAAGTCGCGGTGCCCGAGTTCGAGCAGGGTCCGCACGTCGTCGGACTCGGCGTTCTTGGTGACGGCGATCAGGATGACCTGCTCGGGCCGGCGCCCGCTCCGCTCGGCAGCCCCTGCGATTCGCTCGCGGACTTCCGCATAGCGTGCTTCGAGGGTGGGTTCCGTCTGCATGGCGCGTCCCTGCACGGCGTGTCCTCCTCCGTCCGGAACTCCGCGAGGCTCCGCCCCGCCCCGCTAGGATACCGCCTCAGGATCGCTCCGCAAGGCGGTCCGATCTTCCGGGGAGAACGAGCCATGGCGAACGAACACCTCAAGCCGCGCGACAATCCGATCTCCGTGGGCGAGGCTGCCCCGGACTTCATGCTGACCGACCAGAACCGGCAGGAGTGGCGGCTCTCCGACCATGTGAAGAAGGGGGACGTCGTCCTCTGCTTCTACCCGCTCGATTTCTCGCCCGTGTGCTCGGCAGAGATGAAGTGCGTAACGGATGAGTTCGATCGGTGGTCCCGCAAAGGCGCGACCGTCGTCGGTATCTCCTGCGACTCGTTCTTCGCCCACGACGCTTGGGCGAAAAGCCTCGGCCTGAAACAGACGCTGCTCGCGGACATGCACCGGCAGGTCTGCAAGGCGTACGGGTTCTACTGGCCCGACCTGAACGTCGCTTCCCGCGGCACAGTGGTCGTCGGGCACGACCCGTCCGGCCGGGGCAGGGTCAAGCGAGTCCAGACTCGGGAGATCAAGACCGCCCTGACGGCCGACGACCTGCTCGCTGCGCTTTCCTGATTGACTTGCCGGGTCGGTAGGGTGGCGATCGGGCGGAAGGGCGAGTGACCGGCACGATCCCGGATGCTTTGGTGGGCGTAGGACTCTCTGGTTGGTCTCCGGGGCGACTTGTGGCCCCCATGCGGCCGATAGTGGGGGGAGAGGGAGGATCGCTCCATGTGCGGGATCGTCGCCTACATCGGGTCTCGTCAGGCTCTTCCGTTGCTGATCGAGGGGCTGAAGCGGCTCGAGTATCGCGGGTACGACTCCGCCGGGGTGGCTGTCATCGACAACGGGAAGCTCCGCACCCTCCGTGCGGTCGGTCGCGTGGCCGATCTGGAGCAACGGCTCGAGCGGCAGGGGCAGATGCGCGGGACCATCGGGCTCGCGCACACGCGCTGGGCCACGCACGGCGGCGTGACCGAGGCCAACGCCCACCCCCACCGCGACGACCGGGCCGGCATCGCGCTGGTCCACAACGGGATCATCGAGAACTATGCCACGCTTCGAACGTGGTTGGAGGAGAAGGGCCACCGGTTCACGAGCGAGACCGACACTGAAGTCCTCGCCATGCTCATCGGCGAGTTGTACGACCTGGCATCGGGCGTGGACCTGGAAGCCGCGGTGCAGGCAGCGCTGCGGGAGGTGACCGGGGCGTACGCGATCGCGGTCGTGTGCGAGCACGAGCCGGGCGTGCTGGTCGCGGCCCGCAAGGGTTCGCCGCTCATGGTCGGTGTCGGCGCTGGGGAGTACATCGTCGCGTCGGACCCGGCGGCGATCGTTGCGCACACGACGCAGGCATTCCCGCTGGACGACTACAACGTCGTCAAGCTGACGCGTGAGGGTCTGCGCACCTCGACGGTGGACAACGCGGAGGTCACGCCCCGCATGATGCAGCTCGAACTCGACCTCGAGCAGATCGAGCTCGGCTCGTTCGAGCACTTCATGCAGAAGGAGATCTTCGAGCAGCCGCGGGCGATCCGCAACTGCTGCCGGGGCCGGATCGATGAGCGCGAGGGCAAGGTCGTGCTTGGCGGCCTGTCGGCGTACGCCAAGGAGCTGGTCAAGGCGCGACGGTTCATCTTCGTGGCGCAGGGGACGGCCCTGCACGCCGCGATGATCGGCGAGTACCTGTTCGAAGACCTGGCGAAAGTTCCGGCGGAGGTCGAGTACGGCAGCGAGTTCCGCTATCGCAACCCGATCATCGAGGACAGCAGCGTGGTCGTCGCCGTGAGCCAGTCGGGCGAGACGGCGGACACGCTGGCCGCGCTGACCGAGGCCAAGGAGCGCGGCGCGCTGGCGCTGGGCGTCATCAATGTCGTCGGGTCCACCATCGCCCGGGAGACCGACGCCGGCGTGTACCTGCGCGTGGGGCCGGAGGTCGGCGTCGCCAGCACCAAGGCGTTCACGGGGCAGGTGACCGCGCTCGCCATGATCGCTCTTTTCCTTGCGCGGCGGAAGTTCACGTCGCAGGAGGAGTGCGCGGCGATGCTCTCGGAGTTGTCCGCCATCCCGGACAAGATGGAGCGCGTGCTGGGGCAGGACGACCACATCCGCCGCGTGACGCGGAAGTACGTGGACCGCGAGAACTGGCTCTTCCTCGGGCGGGGGTACAACTATCCGACCGCCCTGGAGGGCGCGCTGAAACTCAAGGAAATCTCGTACATCCACGCCGAGGGCATGCCGGCGGCCGAGATGAAGCACGGGCCGATCGCGCTCATCAACGACGGGATGCCGGCGGTCTTCATCGCCAACCGTGGCCGACAGTACGACAAGGTGCTGAGCAACATCGCCGAAGTGCGCTCGCGCGGTGGGCACGTGATCGCCGTGGCTACGGAAGGCGATACGGAGATCGCCCAACTCGCCGAGGACGTGCTGTACGTGCCCGAATGCGCCGAGCCGCTCAGCCCGCTGCTCACGGTGGTGCCGCTTCAACTGATGGCATACCACGCGGCGGTGCTTCGGGGGCACGACGTGGACAAGCCGCGCAATCTGGCCAAGAGCGTGACGGTTGAGTAACCGCGGGCCTCGCGGTCAGCCCTTGATGCCGGTGACCTTCACGCTGGTGTAGCGTTGGCGGTGGCCGGTCTTGCGGCGGTAGCCCTTCTTGGGTTTGAACTTGTGGATGGTGATCTTCTCACCCTTCACGACCGGCTCGACCACTTGGGCCGTGACCGACGCGCCCACGACGTAGGGCGTGCCGACCTTGGCGTTTCCGCCCGCTTCGCCGACCATGAGGACTCGGTCGAAGGTGACGGTCTCGCCCGCCGCGGCCTCGCCGCCCTTGTGGAGGTCGATCAGGATGGTGTCACCCTCGGCGACGCGGCGCTGGCCACCGGATTCTTCGATGATGGCGTACTGGGGCATGGATCGGTCCTCGTCCGCGCGGGCATCGGGGCGGCACAGCCGGCTTCGGACCCGGCCCGCGACGGGTCGAGAGCATAGGCGGGCGGTCCGGACTGGGGCGAGCGGTGGCGTGACGCGAGGGATGGCTCTACCGTGGCGCGACGGTTCGGGCGTGCTGTCGCTGGGCTTGGGTCATGATGCACGGCCCTCCGATAGCGGTCACGACGAGGGCGAACGAGGTCAAGGACCATGGCGAAACGGAAGGGGAAGGTCGCGTCGAGGCCCGGCAAGCCGCGCACAACGGTCACCACGCCCGAGTCCGCGACGAGGGCAGAGGCGAGGCCGAAGCGGGGTGCGGCAAAGAAGACCGGGCGGTCGAGCAGTCCGCCCGCCGCGAGACTCATCGACGAGCGGATCCGGGAACTGGGTGGATGGCGCGGGGAGACGCTTGCGCGCATGAGAGCGCTGATCCTCGATGCGGTTCCGGGGATCACGGAGGAGTGGAAGTGGAACAACCCGGTATGGTCGCACAACGGGATTGTCTGCACCGGGGAGGCCTACACGAAGGTCGTGAAACTGACGTTTGCCAAGGGCGCTGGCCTGCCGGACCCCTCGGGCCTCTTCAACTCGAGCCTTGAAGGCAACACACGACGGGCGATCGACATCCGCGAAGGGGAGACAATCAACGGGCGCGCGTTCAAGGCGATCGTGAAGGCGGCGGCGGCCTGCAACGGGAAGCCCACAAAGACGGCCAAGGGGGGGGTGGCTGAGTCCGGGCCGGTGAGACTTCTGTCGGGCGGCAACCCGCAGATTGCGAAGGCCGACGGCGACGTGCCGGTGCAGGCGTACATCGCCGCGATGCCGGGCTGGAAGAGCGACCTTGGACGCCGCCTCGATGCGGTCATTACGCGGAGCGTTCCGGGCGTGCGGAAGGCCGTGCGGTGGAACTCACCCTTCTACGGCGTCGAGGGGCTGGGTTGGTTCCTCTCGTTCCACGTCTTCAACCGCTACGTCAAGGTCACGTTTTTCAAGGGGGCGTCGCTGCGGCCCGTGCCTCCCGGAGCGGGCAAGGACAAGGAGGCTCGTTGGATCGATATCCACGAGAACGACATGTTCGAGGAGGCGCTGATGGCGAAGTGGGTGAAGCAGGCAGCGGCGTTGCCCGGCTGGACGCCGTAGACCGTGACGGCGAGGGCGCGTGGAACGCATGCCTCTCGCGGTTGCTGTCAGGACGATGCATGCGTGATCGTCAGCACGGTTCGCGCGGGTTAGGAGGGCGGCGGACGGTTCCGGTCGCGTGCCTGGCGTTCGGCGCGTTTTCGCTCGCCCTCGTCCAGCAGGCGCTTGCGCAATCGGACGGACTCGGGCGTGATCTCGACCAGTTCGTCCTCCTCGACATATTCCAGCGCGGCTTCGAGCGTGAGACGGCGCGGCGCCTTGAGGGTGACGGTGGCTTCCTTGGTCGAAGACCGGATGTTCGTCAGGTGCTTCTCGCGGACGATGTTCACGGGGATGTCGTTGTCGCGGTTGTGCTCGCCGACGACCTGGCCGGTGTAGACGCGGTCGCCGGGGGCGACGAAGAGGATGCCGCGGTCGGCGAGATTCTCGACCGCGTACGCGGTGACCTGCCCGGCCTCGGTGGCGATGAGGACGCCGAAGGGTCGGCGGATGCGCTCGCCGCTGACCGGCTCGTAGCGGTCGAAGCGGTGGTGCATGACGGCCTCGCCCTGGGTGGCGGTGAGGATGCGACCGCGCAGTCCGATCAGGGCGCGGCTGGTGACGTCGAAGACGAGGTGCATGACGTCGCCTCGTGGCTCCATCTTGCGCAACTCACCTCGTCGGCCGCCGACCAGCTCCATGACCGCGCCGACGGCGGAGGACGGGGCGTCGATCACGAGCGTTTCAACCGGTTCGTAGGTGACGCCGTCGATCTCCTTCGTGATGACGACAGCCCGGCCGACCGAGAGTTCGTACCCCTCGCGTCGCATGGTTTCGAGGAGGATGCCCAGGTGCAGCAGTCCGCGGCCGGAGACGACGAACTCCTCGGCGGACTCGCCCGGTTTCACGCGGAGCGCGACATTGCGCTCGAGCTCCTTGAGAAGGCGGTCGCGGATCTGGCGGCTGGTGACGTACTTGCCCTCCTGCCCGGCGAAGGGCGAGTCGTTGATGCGGAAGAGCATCGAGATGGTCGGCTCATCAACGCGGACCGGGGGAAGCCCGACGGGCGACTCTGGGTCGGCGATGGTGTCGCCGATGTCCACGGTCGGCAGGCCGGGCACGGCGCACAGGTCGCCGGCGTTCACTTCGTCGGTCTCCTGGCGTGAGAGGCCTTCGAAGCGGAGGAGTCTGCCGACCCTGCCTTCCTCGACGTTGCCGTCGCGGCGCACGATGGCGACCTGCTGTCCCGAACGGATGCACCCCGCCACGACGCGTCCGATGGCGATGCGGCCGAGATAGTCGGAGTAATCGAGGCTCGTCACGAGGAACTGGAGCGGGCGGTCCGGGTTCGCGCTCGGGGGGGGGACCTCGCGGACGATCGACTCGAAGATGGGGCCGAGGTCGCCGGCGCGCAGGTCGTCGATGGGTCGGTCGAGGGTGGGCGAGGCCCACCCCTCGCGGCCCGAGCAGTAGACGACGGGGAAGTCGAGGGCGTGGTCTTCCGCGCCGAGATCGACCAGCAGGTCGAAGACCTCGTGCAGGACGCGTTTCGGGTCGGCCTCCGGACGATCGCACTTGTTGATGACAACGACGGGGCGCAGGCCGGCTTCGAGAGCCTTGCCGAGCACGAACTTGGTCTGAGGCATGGGGCCGTCGAAGGCGTCCACGAGCAGGAGGCACCCGTCGGCGAGGCGCAGCACCCGCTCGACTTCGCCGCCGAAGTCCGCGTGCCCCGGGGTGTCGATGATGTTGATCCGGTAGTCGCTGCCGTTCTGTGCGTGGTAGGTGACGGCACAGTTCTTGGAGAGGATGGTGATGCCGCGCTCGCGTTCGAGCGGGTTGGAGTCCATGATGAGGTCGTGCTGTCCGCCGGCGAGCTTGTCGAGTTCGCCTTCGCGGAACATGCCGGATTGGCGGAGGAGTTCATCGACGAGCGTGGTCTTGCCGTGGTCAACATGCGCGATGATCGCGACGTTGCGGATTCGTTCGGCGGTGGCGACGGGAGGCGTGGGCATGGCTCGGGCTGCGTTCTCGGCCCTCGGGCACGGGCGGGCCGTCCGTGGCGGTTGAGGCGGGCTTCGGTTCGTGCGGGTGTGCGGACGGGGCGGGACGGCCGATCGGGTCCGCGCCGTGTGGATCGCGGCGACTGAGTGTAGGCGCGCGGGTCCGCGAACCGACGCTCACGCCTTGCCCGATTTGCGCAGGCGTCACAGCCGGAACCGCCGGTGTGACCGTTCCTCCCCGCGGGTGGGTTGGGGCTGGGGGCGTGGCAGGGTGTAGGCGGAAGTCGGCCGCCGTTGCGCGGCGACCCGGAAAGAGAGTGCCCGATGAACGCTCGACGCCTCGCCGTTGCGGGGGCCGCTGCGCCCGCGATCCTTGCCGCTGCCGCGCTCGCCCAGCCGGTCACGCTGTACGAGAACACCTTCGAGGGGCTTCAGGCTGCCGGGAAGGAGTGGAGCGCGAACACCACGCTCGACACGCACGCGAACTTCACCCGCTTCGT encodes the following:
- a CDS encoding YggS family pyridoxal phosphate-dependent enzyme, translated to MQTEPTLEARYAEVRERIAGAAERSGRRPEQVILIAVTKNAESDDVRTLLELGHRDFGENRVQPLLQRQAMVEEFAARLRALPQVRQGRAARDAEAVLTGRATAGDTPGPVRWHMIGHLQRNKVRRIIGSVRLIHSVDSLRLAEEIQAAALKRDTPVEVLVQVNCSGESQKFGCPIAAALPLAEQIETMVNVRVRGLMTMAAFSDNPEDARPAFARCRELFEEIRTTGIGEGRFDLLSMGMTGDFEVAIEEGANLVRIGTAIFGPAKHDDGGED
- a CDS encoding redoxin domain-containing protein gives rise to the protein MANEHLKPRDNPISVGEAAPDFMLTDQNRQEWRLSDHVKKGDVVLCFYPLDFSPVCSAEMKCVTDEFDRWSRKGATVVGISCDSFFAHDAWAKSLGLKQTLLADMHRQVCKAYGFYWPDLNVASRGTVVVGHDPSGRGRVKRVQTREIKTALTADDLLAALS
- the glmS gene encoding glutamine--fructose-6-phosphate transaminase (isomerizing), coding for MCGIVAYIGSRQALPLLIEGLKRLEYRGYDSAGVAVIDNGKLRTLRAVGRVADLEQRLERQGQMRGTIGLAHTRWATHGGVTEANAHPHRDDRAGIALVHNGIIENYATLRTWLEEKGHRFTSETDTEVLAMLIGELYDLASGVDLEAAVQAALREVTGAYAIAVVCEHEPGVLVAARKGSPLMVGVGAGEYIVASDPAAIVAHTTQAFPLDDYNVVKLTREGLRTSTVDNAEVTPRMMQLELDLEQIELGSFEHFMQKEIFEQPRAIRNCCRGRIDEREGKVVLGGLSAYAKELVKARRFIFVAQGTALHAAMIGEYLFEDLAKVPAEVEYGSEFRYRNPIIEDSSVVVAVSQSGETADTLAALTEAKERGALALGVINVVGSTIARETDAGVYLRVGPEVGVASTKAFTGQVTALAMIALFLARRKFTSQEECAAMLSELSAIPDKMERVLGQDDHIRRVTRKYVDRENWLFLGRGYNYPTALEGALKLKEISYIHAEGMPAAEMKHGPIALINDGMPAVFIANRGRQYDKVLSNIAEVRSRGGHVIAVATEGDTEIAQLAEDVLYVPECAEPLSPLLTVVPLQLMAYHAAVLRGHDVDKPRNLAKSVTVE
- the rplU gene encoding 50S ribosomal protein L21 is translated as MPQYAIIEESGGQRRVAEGDTILIDLHKGGEAAAGETVTFDRVLMVGEAGGNAKVGTPYVVGASVTAQVVEPVVKGEKITIHKFKPKKGYRRKTGHRQRYTSVKVTGIKG
- a CDS encoding DUF1801 domain-containing protein → MRALILDAVPGITEEWKWNNPVWSHNGIVCTGEAYTKVVKLTFAKGAGLPDPSGLFNSSLEGNTRRAIDIREGETINGRAFKAIVKAAAACNGKPTKTAKGGVAESGPVRLLSGGNPQIAKADGDVPVQAYIAAMPGWKSDLGRRLDAVITRSVPGVRKAVRWNSPFYGVEGLGWFLSFHVFNRYVKVTFFKGASLRPVPPGAGKDKEARWIDIHENDMFEEALMAKWVKQAAALPGWTP
- the typA gene encoding translational GTPase TypA, producing the protein MPTPPVATAERIRNVAIIAHVDHGKTTLVDELLRQSGMFREGELDKLAGGQHDLIMDSNPLERERGITILSKNCAVTYHAQNGSDYRINIIDTPGHADFGGEVERVLRLADGCLLLVDAFDGPMPQTKFVLGKALEAGLRPVVVINKCDRPEADPKRVLHEVFDLLVDLGAEDHALDFPVVYCSGREGWASPTLDRPIDDLRAGDLGPIFESIVREVPPPSANPDRPLQFLVTSLDYSDYLGRIAIGRVVAGCIRSGQQVAIVRRDGNVEEGRVGRLLRFEGLSRQETDEVNAGDLCAVPGLPTVDIGDTIADPESPVGLPPVRVDEPTISMLFRINDSPFAGQEGKYVTSRQIRDRLLKELERNVALRVKPGESAEEFVVSGRGLLHLGILLETMRREGYELSVGRAVVITKEIDGVTYEPVETLVIDAPSSAVGAVMELVGGRRGELRKMEPRGDVMHLVFDVTSRALIGLRGRILTATQGEAVMHHRFDRYEPVSGERIRRPFGVLIATEAGQVTAYAVENLADRGILFVAPGDRVYTGQVVGEHNRDNDIPVNIVREKHLTNIRSSTKEATVTLKAPRRLTLEAALEYVEEDELVEITPESVRLRKRLLDEGERKRAERQARDRNRPPPS